The following are encoded together in the Plasmodium vinckei vinckei genome assembly, chromosome: PVVCY_12 genome:
- a CDS encoding 40S ribosomal protein S11, putative: protein MASKKVKVPQPETAIVSGPQPKEGELVFGVAHIFASFNDTFIHVTDLSGRETLVRITGGMKVKADRDESSPYAAMMAAQDVAARLKELGVTAIHIKLRASGGTKSKTPGPGAQSALRALARSGLKIGRIEDVTPIPTDSTRKKSGRRGRRL, encoded by the exons atggcatcaaaaaaagttaaagtTCCTCAACCTGAAACTGCAATAGTATCAGGCCCTCAGCCAAAAGAAGGAGAATTAGTTTTTGGAGTTGCTCATATTTTTGCTTCCTTCAATGATACTTTTATACATGTTACTGATTTAAGTGGAAGAGAAACTCTTGTGAGAATTACAg gcGGTATGAAAGTCAAGGCAGACAGAGATGAGTCAAGCCCATACGCAGCTATGATGGCAGCTCAAGATGTTGCTGCTAGGTTAAAGGAATTAGGAGTTACAGCTAttcatattaaattaaGAGCTTCTGGAGGAACAAAATCAAAAACCCCAGGCCCAGGAGCCCAATCAGCCTTAAG AGCTTTGGCCCGTTCAGGATTAAAAATCGGCAGAATCGAAGATGTTACACCAATTCCAACTGATTCAACCAGAAAAAAGTCCGGAAGAAGAGGAAGACGTTTGtaa
- a CDS encoding tRNA pseudouridine synthase, putative, protein MKKYFFVILCIFSQLSNIYNIKIFEKKKNYINNFEIGNIKRNYNFVNYTNMLYDTKKNKIKLYTQNKINENNNKISGCEKLTNIILIIDYDGTHYNGWTGIENCSPVYLNALNGFKNVKNSNISKDTPLEQIEEDSDTSCNSLKKKNENKYNTVQNCLLNCLLKIHGYGDNPNIIIDQKETDFKPFEFIGVSRTDKGVHAKEYVCQYISYKKRPPFNGNLEKIKLSLNHLLNKDIKVLGIFNAPFNSFNVRFHNLGKIYTYNIDLRKPSQPLEKNFSWQLYDDPRFSFLLKNKLTKYKTCLKGNQKNSNKNLYDTNLTSLFDQNHNNMDRVDCDSFPTSSSNDDDENSLETDTVEEEQDNFEHAERNSNDLIIKEQIEDIIKKEKEKNGPDKIIHSLNIINGKNEFKSSILCDIDKIKECSKLFIGYHNFECFRGTLKGTEKQRTINTFCNIHFLDIYKLKDNLYQFVIQGDRFLYHMIRIIVGVLIQVGVGILNIQDVKDALYNCKPLRVKLCAPPQGLCLKKILFPPEIETLVNSAIFPE, encoded by the coding sequence atgaaaaaatatttttttgtcattttgtgtatattttcacaacttagtaatatatacaacataaagatatttgaaaaaaaaaaaaattatataaataattttgaaattggaaatataaaaaggaattataattttgttaattatactaatatgttatatgatacgaaaaaaaataaaataaaattatatactcAAAATAagataaatgaaaataataataaaatatcaggttgtgaaaaattaacaaatataattttaattattgaTTATGATGGAACACATTATAATGGATGGACTGGCATTGAAAATTGTAGTCCCGTTTATTTAAATGCTCTTAAtggatttaaaaatgtaaaaaattcaaatatttcTAAAGACACACCTCTAGAACAAATAGAAGAAGATAGTGACACAAGTTGCAATagtctaaaaaaaaaaaatgaaaataaatataatactgTGCAAAATTGTCTGCTTAAttgtttattaaaaatacatgGATATGGGGATAAtccaaatattattattgatCAAAAAGAAACGGATTTCAAACCCTTTGAATTCATAGGTGTTAGTAGAACAGATAAAGGTGTACATGCTAAAGAATATGTTTGTCAATATAtctcatataaaaaacgaCCACCATTTAATGgaaatttagaaaaaattaaattatctttaaatcatttattaaataaagatataaaagTTTTAGGAATCTTTAATGCACCTTTTAATAGTTTTAATGTACGGTTTCATAATTTagggaaaatatatacatacaataTTGATCTTAGAAAACCTTCACAAcctttagaaaaaaatttctCTTGGCAATTATATGATGATCCACGATTTTCATttcttttgaaaaataaattaacaaaatataaaacatgtCTAAAAGggaatcaaaaaaattcaaacaaaaatttatatgacaCAAATTTAACTTCCCTTTTTGATCAgaatcataataatatggaCAGGGTCGATTGCGACAGTTTTCCTACTTCCAGCTCAAACGACGACGATGAAAACAGTTTGGAGACTGACACTGTTGAAGAAGAACAAGACAACTTTGAACATGCTGAACGAAATTCTAACGACTTAATTATTAAAGAACAAATTGAAgatatcataaaaaaagaaaaagaaaaaaacggaccagataaaataatacattcattaaatataataaatggaaaaaatgaatttaaatCTTCTATTTTATGTGATATagataaaattaaagaatgttcaaaactatttatagggtatcataattttgaatGTTTTAGAGGAACACTTAAAGGAACAGAAAAACAAAGAACTATAAATACTTTTTgtaatatacattttttagatatatataaattaaaagataaCTTATATCAATTTGTAATTCAAGGTGAtcgatttttatatcatatgaTTAGAATAATTGTTGGAGTTTTAATACAAGTAGGTGTTGGCATTTTAAACATTCAAGACGTTAAAGATGCTTTATATAATTGCAAACCACTTAGAGTTAAATTATGTGCACCTCCTCAAGGCctatgtttaaaaaaaatattattcccACCAGAAATTGAGACTCTCGTAAATTCAGCAATCTTCCCGGAATAA
- a CDS encoding phosducin-like protein, putative, with product MSTTNPTIETTEWDDLQRKFGNLPPLEKEIKEEEIYLKTIDRIENENIFENKNLEELKILEEEHQDDEYLKIINKYKMDRINEINKNRLLDRYGDVYEISKETFITEINEASKHNPFSNINNSEEINEVKEKKKNGTYVVLHLYSDNVIACKILNKILKEIAIKHKYIKFTKGVYNKIIENYPENKLPTILIYYNGTCMHQICNLINNINGGLNNLNLKSFENFLKKYNILKQQKCANITNSSSNENTDSSDSDTEKRKKNIRTQKQYMSFNLFSNRNEEYDSSSNESEMKSKGYSSSLMDRKISLSRL from the coding sequence ATGTCAACAACTAATCCAACTATCGAAACAACTGAGTGGGATGATTTGCAAAGGAAGTTTGGAAATCTTCCACCtttagaaaaagaaataaaagaagaagagatatatttaaaaactaTTGATAGaattgaaaatgaaaatatttttgaaaataaaaatttggaagaattaaaaatattagaagAAGAACATCAAGATGATgagtatttaaaaataattaataaatataaaatggatagaataaatgaaataaataaaaatagattaTTAGATAGGTATGGGGATGTTTATGAAATATCAAAGGAAACATTTATTACTGAAATTAATGAAGCCAGTAAGCATAATCCTTTtagtaatattaataatagtgaagaaataaatgaggttaaagaaaaaaaaaaaaatggaactTATGTTGTTCTACACTTATACTCTGACAATGTTATTGCatgtaaaattttaaataaaatattaaaagaaatagcaattaaacataaatatataaaatttactAAAGGtgtgtataataaaattattgaaaattatcctgaaaataaattaccAACTatcttaatatattataacgGTACTTGTATGCACCAAATAtgtaatttaattaataatataaatggaggtctaaataatttaaatttaaaatcttttgaaaattttttaaaaaaatataatattttaaaacaacaAAAATGCGCAAATATCACAAACAGTAGTTCTAATGAAAATACAGACAGTAGTGATAGTGATACagaaaaacgaaaaaaaaatataagaacacaaaaacaatatatgtcatttaatttattctcAAATAGAAATGAAGAATATGACAGTTCATCAAATGAAAGTGAAATGAAATCCAAGGGCTATTCCTCTTCTCTTATGGACAGAAAAATTAGTCTAAGTCGGCTCTAG
- a CDS encoding major facilitator superfamily domain-containing protein, putative, producing the protein MEVTSTLLQKSQMFADDSSDGFPTTKKFFVSSIGKAHLINSLYGIGYTIQIAMLPYLLISSNAGIEHNGYLLTLFSLLQFIGSIFFGRIADIWGVKKSFYLSLVSSSMMYLMLTVCRSISGYYISFAPSFFMQTFQVSSLLVCLKTENDNRTAAIGYLNLSYGIGIILGSILAGMLVNILGPRGNLFVAFLSQVLALYISKSLEEDPKLLVNKNIEKIKFKELFKTGQNECTRLFKLFQKTYGICLLILFGLLPILMTKFAFAPVVVDMFKLTPAHTSYLMTYAGIITIIAEGLLAPYLSTLLGDMICCKFAIPITMSGFLLLSLCGANEMFVLLFMTIPLCGGALLYICGTSQMTKRVDESELGSIIGLNTSILYAVTIMAPYLAFKSYVALGLGLYWLLCAFICFVITIYIFVLDQSTLEIFKDDEDSLETMFSSIKLSL; encoded by the exons atggaaGTAACTTCGACcttattacaaaaaagcCAAATGTTTGCAGATGATTCATCTGATGGTTTTCCtacaacaaaaaaattttttgtttcatctattg GAAAGGcccatttaataaattctCTCTATGGAATCGGCTACACAATACAGATAGCTATGCTTCCTTACCTG CTAATAAGTTCCAATGCAGGGATTGAACACAATGGATATTTGTTAACTTTGTTCTCTCTATTACAATTTATTGGGTCTATATTTTTCGGACGAATAGCAGATAT ATGGGGAGTAAAGAAATCCTTTTATTTGTCTTTGGTATCTTCCAGTATGATGTATTTAATG CTAACTGTATGCAGATCAATTTCGGGATACTATATCAGTTTTGCTCCATCCTTTTTTATGCAAACATTTCAAGTTTCATCACTTTTAGTTTGTTTAAAAacagaaaatgataataggACAGCAGCTATTggatatttaaatttaagtTATGGGATAGGTATAATATTGGGAAGTATTTTAGCGGGCATGTtggtaaatatattaggaCCAAGAggaaatttatttgttgCTTTTTTATCTCAAGTATtagcattatatatttcaaaaagtTTGGAAGAAGACCCTAAATTATTAGTTAATAAGAATatcgaaaaaataaaattcaaagaattatttaaaactgGCCAAAATGAATGTACAAGattattcaaattatttcaaaaaacatatggaatttgtttattaatattatttggcTTGTTACCTATATTAATGACTAAATTTGCTTTTGCTCCAGTTGTTGTAGATATGTTTAAATTAACACCTGCACATACATCATATTTGATGACTTATGCAGGtattattacaattatAGCAGAAGGCTTATTAGCTCCATATTTAAGTACCTTATTAGGTGATATGATTTGTTGTAAATTTGCAATACCTATAACAATGTCAggatttttattattatctttatgTGGTGCAAATGAAATGTTtgttcttttatttatgacCATCCCATTATGCGGTGGggctttattatatatatgtggaACTAGCCAAATGACAAAACGCGTTGACGAGTCAGAACTTGGATCAATCATAGGTTTAAATACTTCCATTTTGTATGCCGTTACAATAATGGCTCCCTATTTGGCATTCAAGTCTTACGTTGCCTTAGGATTGGGGCTATATtg GCTCCTTTGTGctttcatttgttttgtGATTACAATCTACATTTTTGTACTGGACCAATCGACATTGGAAATTTTTAAAGACGATGAGGATAGTTTAGAGACCATGTTCTCTagtataaaattatcattgtag
- a CDS encoding sporozoite surface antigen MB2, putative translation initiation factor IF-2, putative, whose protein sequence is MSYKFRLFLAIWPLIWFIIILTKIKQCFCINLKKNKLNYISHNNYVITKTNEYQTGKLRKIKNHYFPRNTIRNNYLKFFNKLNVLNNKKVISNIFPLYYFNPSSIGLYQNVWDKNYEQALEDKKYLCKWNYKNIIKIQVKSKSDNEEDKKGSNEKLGKKKTNKAVEKNKTSGNKKKTSESNNTNQEEANTKNEINNEEIESDIKKNTSVKKKRDSSKSADKTKLNLEEIDSKKGKKSIGKKNKEDLSSTLKKSSNKINEDVHTPSINNNSSYKNSEKKQTKYGTKNGLSSNNQHIEPINESNIGKSFEGTVSSVNEGAAYIKISDLNSFGVLFKNKSNLGNDIDNMNNYFKVNQKVTVKILGVNLKRNIYYLGNIIKYNKDIILEKGDQSKGLITKICESYCFIKILKNGSVGYLHRSKLKFFDNSILNNLTDTTKNKEDNINNNDLSFESLLDVTSLEMQTKLTRLIQFQNIFKIWDIIDIEILSKSEQNFSSSYILTIPKETNTFKRVLEYAQSAYKQNKNNLTTSGNKQENSTNISLKGILNVKKKITDQTQQNLEEFTNIDGKEIIKDTILNSSDDYINIQKKKKNNKIIYNLEDDKIGMKKERSKINDNFENSVKKKKKKKDKEKEKLTKTYQLPNNNNINLSMLSKIIKISPSSLKKFFMINEKKEFSFNSELTLDQIKKACDYFEIQYSSVLPAIPHEKLNEIDTTSVNVIESVENKSSQSLTSPSNSVSLKMEGGEDIKNKVIDEKEKKRNIVVTFIGHINHGKTSLFDYICKTNERNKEHGLITQNIRAFKANINENSVCTFIDTPGHEAFIPIRQRGIKISDLSILVISGEEGIQEQTIECIKLIKELNIKIIIAITKTDIPNIDVNRIINDLLYYDISTEINGGEIQVVECSIYKEDSINKLLDAIYLESEFIDLSIKDNEKAEGVVLDSYVGKNGIVSINLLQKGVLKLNDNFYTGSSYGKIKVLKNYMNKNIKCAYPSDPIIIIGYNKNSLPIAGDKFHVVESETIAKEISEHNKDSILSSQINDFNYSMPTLDKYENFIINPEMESSNDIIDQNNAETNQSSDKNSDTLENNVEQNDNENRLKDVYINYFIKCDKQGTIDILKNSILKLSKEDTIYRIRNKIIYANIGDISSSDINYALSFNAIIIGFNVKIAKNVKSLKNNGNSQFIFSNVLYELIENVENEMTKRLSKKPTGKYIGKAKILKIFNISKLGKISGCSVINGTIKNNSNVRILRDGNVIYVGKIISLKVVKEERTQVNQNEECGMAFENFTDFNPGDIIEAYEEE, encoded by the coding sequence ATGTCTTATAAGTTTAGGCTTTTTTTAGCTATATGGCCGCTAATATggtttataataatattaacaaaaataaaacaatgtttttgtataaatttgaaaaaaaataaattgaattatatttcccataataattatgttataacaaaaacaaatgaatatCAAACCGGAAAACTGagaaaaatcaaaaatcattattttcctcGAAATACAATACGAAATAATtacttaaaattttttaacaaacTAAATGTATTgaacaataaaaaagtcATATCAAATATTTTCCCCCTTTATTACTTTAACCCCTCAAGCATTGGGTTATATCAAAATGTATGGGACAAAAATTATGAGCAAGCATTAGaagacaaaaaatatttatgtaaatggaattataaaaatataataaaaatacaagtaaaatcaaaaagtgataatgaagaagataaaaaagggtcaaatgaaaaattgggaaaaaaaaaaactaataaagcagtcgaaaaaaataagactagtggaaataaaaaaaaaacatcaGAATCGAATAATACCAATCAAGAAGAAgctaatacaaaaaatgaaataaataatgaggAAATCGAAagtgatataaaaaaaaatactagtgtaaaaaaaaaacgggATAGCTCAAAAAGTGCAGATAAAACTAAACTAAACTTAGAAGAAATAGATTccaaaaaaggaaaaaaatcaatagggaaaaaaaataaagaagatTTATCTTctactttaaaaaaatcaagtaataaaataaatgaggATGTGCATACACCCTCGATTAATAACAATAGttcttataaaaatagtgaaaaaaaacagacAAAATATGGCACTAAAAATGGCTTATCAAGCAATAATCAACATATTGAGCCAATAAATGAATCAAATATTGGGAAATCTTTTGAAGGTACTGTATCTTCAGTTAATGAAGGAGcagcatatataaaaatatcagatttaaatagttttggagtattatttaaaaataaatcgaACTTAGGTAATGATATAGACAATATGAATAACTATTTCAAAGTAAATCAGAAAGTTACTGTTAAAATATTGGgtgtaaatttaaaaagaaatatatattatttagggaatataataaaatataataaagatataatattaGAAAAAGGAGATCAATCAAAAGGTTtgataacaaaaatatgtgaatcctattgttttattaagatattaaaaaatggaagtGTAGGATATTTGCATCGATCAAAATTGAAATTTTTTGACAATTCCattttaaacaatttaaccgatacaacaaaaaataaagaagacaacataaataataacgaCTTAAGTTTTGAATCCCTTTTAGATGTAACAAGTTTAGAGATGCAAACCAAGTTGACAAGATTGATACAGTTtcaaaacatatttaaaatatgggATATAATAgatatagaaatattatCTAAATCGGAACAAAATTTCAGTTCAAGCTATATTTTAACAATACCCAAAGAAACAAATACATTCAAACGGGTTCTAGAATATGCCCAATCGGCttacaaacaaaataaaaataacttaACAACCTCAGGAAATAAACAAGAAAACTCAACAAATATATCTCTAAAAGGGATCCTAAatgtaaagaaaaaaataactgaTCAGACTCAACAAAATTTAGAAGAATTTACTAACATTGATGGaaaagaaattataaaagatacaattttaaacaGTTCCGatgattatattaatattcaaaaaaaaaaaaaaaataataaaattatttacaatttaGAAGATGATAAGATAGgaatgaaaaaagaaagaagcaaaataaatgaCAACTTTGAAAATtctgtaaaaaaaaaaaaaaaaaaaaaagataaagaaaaagaaaaattaacaaaaacaTATCAATTAcctaacaataataatattaacttGTCTATGCtttcaaaaattattaaaatatccCCAtcttctttaaaaaaattctttatgataaatgaaaaaaaagaatttagTTTTAATTCTGAATTAACTTTagatcaaataaaaaaggctTGTGATTATTTTGAGATTCAGTATAGCTCAGTATTACCAGCTATACCCCATGAAAAATTGAATGAAATTGACACAACTTCAGTAAATGTGATTGAGAGtgtagaaaataaaagtagCCAAAGTTTGACATCACCCTCTAATAGTGTTAGTTTGAAAATGGAAGGTGGTGAAgatatcaaaaataaagtgATAGATGAAAAGGAAAAGAAGAGAAATATCGTTGTGACATTTATAGGGCATATTAATCATGGAAAAACATCTTTGTttgattatatatgtaaaactaatgaaagaaataaaGAACATGGATTAATAACACAAAACATACGAGCTTTTAAagcaaatataaatgagaATTCAGTTTGTACATTTATAGATACCCCTGGTCATGAAGCTTTTATTCCAATAAGACAAAGGGGTATTAAAATATCAGATTTAAGTATATTAGTTATATCAGGGGAAGAAGGAATTCAAGAACAAACTATAGaatgtataaaattaataaaagaattaaatataaaaattataattgcTATAACAAAAACGGATATACCAAATATAGATGTAAatagaataataaatgatttattatattatgatatatCAACTGAAATAAATGGTGGTGAAATTCAAGTAGTTGAATgttctatatataaagaagattctattaataaattattagatGCAATATATTTAGAATCTGAATTTATTGATTTATCTATAaaagataatgaaaaagcAGAAGGTGTAGTATTAGATTCATATGTTGGTAAAAATGGTATTGTATCAATTAATTTGCTACAAAAAGGGGTACTcaaattaaatgataatttttatactgGATCATcatatggaaaaataaaagttttaaaaaattacatgaataaaaatataaaatgtgcATACCCTTCTGATcctattataattatagggtataataaaaattctcTTCCAATTGCTGGAGATAAATTTCATGTAGTTGAATCGGAAACAATTGCAAAAGAAATTTCTGAACATAATAAGGACAGTATCCTAAGTTCACAAATTAATGACTTTAATTACTCAATGCCAACACttgataaatatgaaaattttattatcaatcCTGAAATGGAAAGCAGTAATGACATCATAGATCAAAACAATGCAGAGACTAACCAGTCTagtgataaaaatagtgacacacttgaaaataatgttgAACAGAATGACAATGAAAATCGATTAAAggatgtatatataaattattttataaaatgtgaTAAACAAGGTACTATagacattttaaaaaattcgaTTTTAAAACTATCTAAAGAAGatactatatatagaattagaaataaaattatatatgcaaatattGGTGATATATCATCAAgtgatataaattatgcACTTAGTTTTAATGCCATTATCATTGGATTTAATGTTAAAATAgctaaaaatgtaaaaagcttgaaaaataatggaaattctcaatttattttttcaaatgttttatatgaattaatAGAAAATGTCGAGAATGAAATGACCAAACGATTAAGTAAAAAACCAActggaaaatatataggaaaagcaaaaattttgaaaattttcaatatttctAAACTGGGAAAAATATCAGGTTGTAGTGTTATTAATGGTaccattaaaaataatagtaatgtAAGAATATTGAGAGATGGTaatgttatatatgttggaaaaattatatctcTAAAAGTTGTGAAGGAAGAAAGAACTCAAGTAAATCAAAATGAAGAATGTGGAATGGcctttgaaaattttactGATTTTAATCCAGGTGATATTATTGAAGCATATGAAGAAGAATAA